One part of the Ralstonia pickettii genome encodes these proteins:
- a CDS encoding MFS transporter — MLCRDRVAGALFVLAERQARAPLVPLAWLGHRTLGAVNGVGFLLNFGYYGALFVLSLHLQNVEHLSARQTGLVMLPMAISLSAGNIFAGKLMAHFSTPTLMPSGLGICVAGLLATSAALTGQVHLWVVSATMMAYGGGTALAIAPMTSTILSAAPGELAGTASGLLNAARQTGSLLGVAAAGAVVTVVPELAHASPMVFGLMTLSYAGAMAMAWISRRPAATALAA; from the coding sequence GTGCTTTGCCGCGATCGAGTGGCCGGCGCGCTGTTCGTCCTGGCCGAACGTCAGGCGCGTGCGCCGCTGGTGCCGCTGGCCTGGCTGGGGCATCGCACGCTGGGCGCGGTCAATGGCGTGGGGTTTCTGCTGAACTTCGGCTATTACGGTGCCCTGTTCGTGCTGAGCCTGCATTTGCAGAACGTCGAACACCTGAGTGCGCGCCAGACCGGCCTCGTCATGTTGCCGATGGCGATCAGCCTGTCGGCGGGCAATATCTTCGCGGGCAAGTTGATGGCGCATTTTTCTACGCCGACGTTGATGCCCAGCGGCCTCGGGATCTGCGTAGCGGGTTTGCTGGCCACGTCGGCTGCACTGACAGGGCAGGTGCACCTTTGGGTGGTGAGCGCAACGATGATGGCGTACGGCGGCGGTACCGCGCTGGCGATTGCGCCCATGACGTCGACCATCCTGTCTGCGGCGCCGGGCGAGCTGGCCGGCACGGCGTCGGGCTTGCTCAACGCCGCGCGGCAGACCGGCAGTTTGCTTGGCGTGGCAGCGGCGGGCGCCGTCGTGACGGTGGTGCCCGAGCTGGCGCACGCCTCGCCGATGGTGTTTGGCCTGATGACGCTGTCGTACGCCGGCGCGATGGCGATGGCGTGGATCAGCCGACGACCGGCCGCCACCGCGCTGGCTGCCTGA
- the hemDX gene encoding fused uroporphyrinogen-III synthase HemD/membrane protein HemX, producing the protein MDDHLPPRLSPSSPASSSPPVQPAPPPVVVVTRPRAQAPMLVAALERHGLRTHQFPLLDIAPTPNLDDLRAALGDPSRYALVVFVSPNAVQQAFAAMPEGFRWPQEVPVAVVGPASAQALATHGVAPPAYSVIKPDTHADDARQDSEALYARLDVPSLSGREVLIVRGNGGREWLADQLREAGASVRTVEAYRRSVPVPDAAAWLALRAVLSSRHAWTLTSSEAVRNLDELARANLSPADLDTLHGAPCFASHARIVEQAESLGFRDVTLTGAGDDRLLASVLAWAGPIWAPEHAPATVPDDSDPSTSSSTVTQTPVPSSAPAPASTPAPAAVKPSPAPAAPPAAFAPTMTVNHAPRRGGWIIWVALVAVVAAVAALQVRNERLAREIRQRAQTNEALAQEMRVLSRADQDSVSQLQQKFGALDARTAETRDRQAALEQANQDLLRNRDDWQRAEIQRSLEVTAEQLQLTGNVAGALAALQTIDARLATLDKPQFNAVRRAVSRDMAKLKAMPSFDLAGAALRLDDAINAVDTLPLVSSAQPLEAEQAAQAPHTVAKPSKNAKAHAASAPVASTPPNAGWSAGVRAWWGRLWNDVRGELGQIVQVRRVDQTEALLLSSDQAWFLRENLKLRLMNARLALLSRNEAVFRADLGRADTLLARYFDTQSSRVTTVQNQLSQVRAMVGTLQVPTLADSLAAVRGSGKE; encoded by the coding sequence ATGGACGACCACTTGCCACCGCGCTTGTCACCATCGTCGCCCGCATCCAGCTCGCCGCCTGTTCAACCGGCACCCCCGCCCGTGGTCGTGGTCACGCGGCCGCGTGCTCAGGCGCCCATGCTGGTGGCGGCGCTTGAGCGCCACGGCCTGCGGACGCACCAGTTTCCGCTGCTCGACATTGCGCCGACGCCCAATCTCGACGACTTGCGTGCCGCGTTGGGTGATCCTTCGCGCTATGCGCTCGTCGTGTTCGTGAGTCCCAACGCCGTGCAGCAGGCATTTGCCGCCATGCCGGAAGGCTTCCGCTGGCCGCAGGAAGTGCCGGTGGCAGTAGTGGGGCCCGCGAGCGCACAAGCGCTTGCCACGCACGGCGTTGCGCCGCCCGCGTACAGCGTGATCAAGCCCGACACGCATGCCGACGACGCCCGCCAGGATTCCGAGGCGTTGTACGCGCGGCTGGATGTGCCTTCGCTCAGTGGCCGTGAAGTGTTGATCGTGCGCGGCAACGGTGGCCGTGAATGGCTGGCTGACCAACTGCGCGAAGCCGGTGCATCGGTCCGCACGGTGGAAGCCTATCGGCGCAGCGTGCCGGTACCCGATGCCGCTGCGTGGCTTGCGTTGCGTGCCGTGCTTTCGTCCCGCCACGCCTGGACGCTCACCAGCTCCGAGGCCGTCCGCAATCTTGATGAGCTGGCCCGCGCCAATCTGTCGCCCGCTGATCTCGATACGCTGCACGGCGCGCCATGCTTTGCTTCGCACGCCCGCATCGTCGAACAGGCCGAATCGCTGGGTTTCCGCGATGTGACGCTGACCGGCGCCGGCGACGACCGGCTCCTCGCCAGCGTGCTCGCCTGGGCCGGGCCGATATGGGCTCCCGAGCATGCCCCAGCAACGGTGCCGGATGATTCAGACCCGTCTACTTCTTCTTCCACTGTGACGCAGACTCCCGTTCCCTCGTCCGCTCCCGCTCCCGCTTCAACGCCAGCGCCCGCAGCCGTCAAGCCGAGTCCTGCGCCTGCTGCTCCGCCGGCTGCGTTTGCGCCCACCATGACGGTCAACCATGCGCCGCGCCGTGGCGGTTGGATCATCTGGGTGGCGCTGGTCGCGGTCGTGGCGGCAGTGGCCGCGCTACAGGTGCGCAACGAACGCCTTGCACGCGAGATCCGTCAGCGCGCCCAAACGAACGAGGCGCTGGCGCAGGAGATGCGCGTGCTCTCGCGGGCCGATCAGGATTCGGTTTCCCAGCTGCAGCAGAAGTTTGGCGCGCTGGATGCCCGCACTGCGGAAACGCGCGATCGCCAGGCCGCCCTCGAGCAGGCCAACCAAGACCTTCTGCGCAACCGCGATGACTGGCAGCGCGCCGAGATCCAGCGTTCGCTGGAAGTGACCGCTGAACAACTGCAACTGACCGGCAACGTCGCGGGTGCATTGGCTGCGCTGCAAACGATCGACGCGCGCCTGGCCACGCTCGACAAGCCGCAGTTCAACGCCGTGCGTCGGGCGGTATCGCGCGACATGGCCAAGCTCAAGGCGATGCCGTCGTTTGATCTGGCCGGTGCTGCGCTGCGGTTGGATGACGCCATCAACGCGGTCGATACGCTGCCGCTCGTCTCGTCGGCCCAGCCGCTGGAGGCGGAACAGGCTGCGCAGGCGCCGCATACTGTGGCGAAACCCTCGAAGAATGCCAAGGCACACGCTGCGTCGGCGCCCGTTGCCTCGACGCCGCCAAACGCCGGATGGTCGGCAGGCGTGCGCGCTTGGTGGGGCCGCCTGTGGAACGACGTGCGCGGCGAACTCGGCCAGATCGTACAGGTGCGCCGCGTCGATCAGACCGAGGCACTGCTGCTGTCTTCCGACCAAGCGTGGTTCCTGCGCGAAAACCTCAAGCTGCGCCTGATGAATGCGCGCCTGGCGTTGCTCTCGCGCAATGAAGCCGTGTTCCGCGCCGATCTCGGTCGCGCCGATACGCTGCTCGCACGCTACTTCGATACGCAATCTTCGCGCGTGACCACGGTGCAGAATCAGCTCTCGCAAGTGCGCGCGATGGTTGGCACGCTGCAAGTGCCGACGCTGGCCGACAGCCTTGCCGCCGTGCGCGGTTCGGGCAAGGAGTGA
- a CDS encoding heme biosynthesis protein HemY, with amino-acid sequence MRWVFWVALLFAAAVGLALFTELNLSNVVLFYPPYRVEMSLNFVLAALLATFVVLHLVMRLFHYVAGMPARAAAYRERNRILKASAALREAMESLFAGRFGHAERQAREAQAWEPQRETAALIGARAAHRMQETERRDAWMAEVSSPDREQAKLVSMAELLVDARDAEGALEKIAQLQSQGSRQIQAQRIALRAHQHLKNWGEVLRLTRALEKRNAIHSVLAARLKQMACETLLAERRHDADALNSFWRELTPEERRSPRIASQAALYFVQLGRTDDAKRIVEDGLKAHWDGRLIRRYADCAVPGKALPLIQQAEKWLGQHPVDADLFYTLGMLCFKEQLWGKAQSSLESALKYADADHPGNLRAHAHLALAQMFEQTERMEEAQRHYRQSALLAVK; translated from the coding sequence ATGCGCTGGGTATTCTGGGTCGCGCTCCTGTTTGCCGCCGCCGTGGGGCTGGCGCTGTTTACCGAACTCAATCTGAGCAACGTCGTGCTGTTCTACCCGCCGTACCGGGTGGAGATGTCGCTCAACTTCGTGCTGGCTGCGCTGCTGGCGACCTTCGTGGTGCTGCATCTTGTGATGCGCCTTTTCCACTATGTGGCCGGTATGCCAGCGCGTGCCGCGGCGTATCGCGAGCGCAACCGCATTCTGAAGGCTTCGGCGGCGCTGCGCGAAGCGATGGAAAGCCTGTTTGCCGGCCGCTTCGGCCATGCGGAACGCCAGGCGCGCGAAGCCCAGGCCTGGGAGCCGCAGCGCGAAACGGCCGCGCTGATCGGCGCCCGTGCCGCACACCGCATGCAGGAGACCGAGCGCCGCGACGCGTGGATGGCCGAAGTGTCCTCGCCCGATCGTGAGCAGGCGAAGCTTGTGTCGATGGCCGAACTGCTGGTCGATGCGCGCGATGCGGAAGGCGCGCTCGAGAAGATCGCGCAACTGCAATCGCAGGGTTCGCGGCAGATTCAGGCGCAGCGCATTGCGTTGCGGGCGCATCAGCATTTGAAGAACTGGGGCGAGGTGCTGCGCCTCACGCGCGCACTGGAAAAGCGCAACGCCATCCATTCGGTGCTGGCCGCGCGCCTCAAGCAGATGGCCTGTGAAACGCTGCTGGCCGAGCGCCGGCACGATGCCGATGCCCTCAACAGCTTCTGGCGCGAACTCACTCCGGAGGAGCGCCGCTCACCGCGCATCGCTTCGCAGGCGGCGCTGTACTTTGTGCAGCTGGGTCGCACCGATGATGCGAAACGCATCGTCGAAGACGGCCTGAAGGCGCATTGGGATGGTCGCCTGATCCGCCGCTATGCGGATTGCGCAGTGCCCGGCAAGGCGTTGCCGCTGATCCAGCAAGCCGAGAAATGGCTTGGCCAGCATCCGGTGGATGCCGACCTGTTCTACACGCTCGGCATGCTGTGCTTCAAGGAGCAGCTCTGGGGCAAGGCGCAGTCGAGCCTGGAATCGGCGTTGAAGTATGCCGATGCAGACCATCCAGGCAACCTGCGCGCCCATGCGCACCTGGCACTGGCGCAGATGTTCGAGCAGACGGAGCGGATGGAAGAGGCCCAGCGACACTATCGGCAAAGCGCCTTGCTTGCCGTGAAATGA
- a CDS encoding anti-sigma factor, with amino-acid sequence MDPRRHPDLVDKLAAEYAVGTLRAGARRRFEQILRHDDAVRATVERWQRYLADLPALQPATAPLPEILCRVEVQLGWREPTPARKALWQRLWQGTGFWRGATAVAAVVAAVAIGLSLRLAQQLRDAPVANAVAVLQDAQAQAAVLVTWDARTGTLSLKRLDATPLNTEQALQLWALPPGGHPQSLGVIGHQRAVRLTVAQPLRQVPALAISVEPRGGSPNPEGPTGPVVFKGALIDSTL; translated from the coding sequence ATGGACCCGCGCCGCCACCCCGATCTCGTCGACAAGCTGGCCGCCGAATATGCGGTCGGCACCTTGCGCGCCGGCGCACGCCGCCGGTTCGAGCAGATCCTTCGCCACGACGACGCCGTGCGCGCCACGGTTGAACGCTGGCAACGCTATCTGGCCGACTTGCCCGCGCTCCAGCCTGCCACGGCGCCGCTGCCGGAAATCCTCTGCCGCGTGGAAGTGCAACTCGGCTGGCGCGAGCCGACGCCGGCGCGGAAGGCGCTCTGGCAACGGCTTTGGCAAGGCACCGGCTTCTGGCGCGGCGCCACCGCAGTCGCGGCGGTTGTCGCGGCGGTCGCGATCGGGCTGAGCCTGCGGCTGGCGCAGCAATTGCGTGATGCACCTGTCGCCAACGCCGTGGCCGTGCTGCAGGACGCGCAGGCCCAGGCGGCCGTCCTCGTCACCTGGGATGCGCGCACCGGCACGCTGTCGCTCAAGCGGCTGGACGCAACGCCGCTCAATACCGAACAAGCCTTGCAGCTCTGGGCGCTGCCGCCCGGCGGGCATCCGCAGTCACTTGGGGTGATCGGGCATCAGCGCGCCGTGCGGTTGACGGTGGCGCAGCCGTTGCGGCAAGTGCCGGCGCTCGCCATCAGCGTGGAACCGCGTGGCGGCTCGCCCAATCCGGAGGGGCCGACGGGGCCGGTGGTCTTCAAGGGCGCGCTGATCGACAGCACGCTGTAG
- the ppc gene encoding phosphoenolpyruvate carboxylase, translating into MTQPAARRASSRATTARKASAAPAKTSETPKAIKSAKPAAKPVAKANGADGANGASLGPTSRRSSGSAAAKDQPLKEDIRFLGRLLGDVLRDQEGGTVFETVETIRQTAVRFRRDGDRQAEQDLDRLLKKLSRDQTTSVVRAFSYFSHLANIAEDQHHNRRRRVHALAGSPPQPGSLMRALQSAADEGLSGDVLRRFFESALIVPVLTAHPTEVQRKSTLDAQREIARLLAERDAPLTTRERERNTALLRAHVTKLWQTRMLRTTRLMVADEIENALSYYQTTFLREIPALYRELEEDIATVFPRRGARGEPAPLPPFFQMGSWIGGDRDGNPFVTATTLRDAAQKQASVILAWYLEEIHALGAELSMSTSLVDVSAELQALAERSPDHSEHRADEPYRRALIGVYARLAATCRELTGEDAGRHAVGPAPAYSNAEELRADIQIVIDSLAAHHGEVLADARLASLARAIDVFGFHLSSIDLRQVSDVHEATVAELLKVAGVEGAYAALSEADKRTLLLRELQQPRVLTLPFHAYSEQTTSEIDIFRAAREVRARYGNRIVRNYIISHTETLSDLLEVMLLQKEAGMFRTGANGSGSAALDVMVIPLFETIEDLRNAPEIMGDLLALPGFDAVLAAQGNEQEVMLGYSDSNKDGGFLTSNWELYKAELALVELFQRKGVRLRLFHGRGGTVGRGGGPTYQAILSQPPGTVNGQIRLTEQGEIISSKFANPEIGRRNLETIVAATLEATLLPTRNRPKGLEEFEAAMQALSDNAFAAYRNLVYETPGFKDYFFATTPITEIADLNLGSRPASRKLMDKKHRRIEDLRAIPWGFSWGQCRLLLPGWFGFGSAVQRWLDDAGNAKARAARLTTLKRMHKQWPFFANLLSNMDMVLSKADLNVASRYAQLCDDRKLRNAVFSRISAEFTLTEQMLAAITGQSERLADNPLLARSIKNRFPYLDPLNHLQVELLKRFRSGKAGSDDARVRRGIHLSINGIAAGLRNSG; encoded by the coding sequence ATGACGCAGCCCGCCGCGCGCCGCGCTTCCTCGCGCGCGACCACCGCCCGCAAGGCTTCCGCCGCTCCCGCCAAGACCAGCGAGACCCCCAAGGCCATCAAATCTGCCAAGCCCGCCGCGAAACCCGTGGCCAAGGCCAATGGCGCGGACGGAGCCAATGGCGCATCACTCGGCCCCACTTCCCGGCGCTCGTCGGGCAGCGCCGCGGCCAAGGATCAGCCGCTGAAGGAAGACATCCGATTCCTCGGGCGCCTGCTGGGCGACGTGCTGCGTGACCAAGAAGGCGGCACCGTCTTCGAAACGGTCGAGACCATCCGCCAGACCGCTGTGCGCTTCCGCCGCGACGGCGACCGCCAGGCCGAGCAGGATCTCGACCGGCTGCTGAAAAAGCTCTCGCGTGACCAAACCACATCGGTGGTGCGCGCCTTCAGTTACTTCTCGCATCTGGCGAACATCGCTGAAGACCAGCATCACAATCGCCGCCGCCGCGTGCATGCGCTGGCCGGATCGCCGCCGCAGCCGGGCAGCCTGATGCGCGCGCTGCAGTCTGCCGCAGATGAGGGCCTGTCGGGCGATGTGCTGCGTCGATTCTTCGAATCCGCGCTGATCGTGCCGGTGCTGACCGCGCACCCGACCGAAGTGCAGCGCAAGAGCACGCTCGATGCGCAACGCGAAATCGCGCGCTTGCTGGCCGAACGCGACGCACCGCTGACCACGCGTGAACGCGAGCGCAACACCGCGTTGCTGCGCGCCCACGTCACCAAGCTGTGGCAAACGCGCATGCTGCGCACCACGCGCCTGATGGTGGCAGACGAGATCGAGAACGCGCTGTCGTACTACCAGACCACCTTCCTGCGCGAAATCCCGGCGCTGTACCGCGAGCTGGAAGAAGACATTGCGACCGTGTTCCCGCGTCGCGGCGCACGCGGCGAGCCGGCTCCGCTGCCGCCCTTCTTCCAGATGGGCTCGTGGATCGGCGGCGACCGCGACGGCAACCCCTTCGTGACCGCAACGACCTTGCGCGACGCCGCACAAAAGCAGGCGAGCGTGATCCTGGCGTGGTATCTGGAAGAGATCCACGCGCTGGGCGCGGAGTTGTCGATGTCGACCTCGCTGGTGGATGTGAGCGCGGAACTGCAGGCGCTGGCCGAGCGCTCGCCCGACCATTCCGAACACCGCGCGGACGAACCATACCGCCGTGCGCTGATCGGCGTCTATGCGCGACTGGCCGCCACCTGCCGTGAGCTGACCGGTGAAGACGCCGGCCGCCACGCCGTCGGGCCCGCTCCGGCTTACAGCAACGCAGAAGAACTGCGCGCCGACATCCAGATCGTGATCGATTCATTGGCGGCGCACCACGGCGAAGTGCTGGCCGATGCGCGACTGGCATCGCTGGCGCGCGCGATCGATGTGTTCGGCTTCCACCTGTCATCGATCGACCTGCGGCAAGTGTCAGACGTGCACGAAGCGACCGTTGCCGAGCTGCTGAAAGTGGCCGGTGTGGAAGGCGCCTATGCGGCGCTGTCCGAGGCCGACAAGCGCACGCTGCTGCTGCGCGAGCTGCAACAGCCGCGCGTGCTGACGCTGCCGTTCCATGCCTACAGCGAGCAGACCACGTCGGAGATCGACATCTTCCGCGCCGCCCGTGAGGTGCGCGCCCGCTACGGCAATCGCATCGTGCGCAACTACATCATTTCGCACACCGAGACGCTGTCCGACTTGCTCGAAGTGATGTTGCTGCAGAAGGAAGCCGGCATGTTCCGCACGGGCGCCAATGGCAGCGGCAGCGCCGCGCTGGACGTCATGGTGATCCCGCTGTTCGAAACCATCGAAGACTTGCGCAACGCCCCGGAAATCATGGGCGACCTGCTCGCTCTGCCCGGCTTCGATGCCGTACTGGCCGCGCAAGGCAACGAGCAGGAAGTCATGCTCGGCTATTCGGATTCCAACAAGGACGGCGGCTTCCTCACTTCTAACTGGGAGCTGTACAAGGCCGAACTGGCGCTGGTGGAGCTGTTCCAGCGCAAGGGCGTGCGCCTGCGCCTGTTCCACGGCCGCGGCGGCACGGTCGGGCGTGGCGGCGGTCCGACCTACCAGGCCATCCTGTCGCAGCCGCCGGGCACGGTGAACGGGCAGATCCGCCTGACTGAGCAGGGCGAAATCATCTCCAGCAAGTTCGCCAATCCAGAGATTGGCCGGCGCAACCTGGAGACCATCGTCGCCGCCACGCTGGAAGCCACGCTGCTGCCGACGCGCAACCGCCCGAAGGGTCTTGAAGAGTTCGAAGCCGCCATGCAGGCGCTGTCGGACAACGCCTTTGCCGCGTACCGCAACCTCGTCTACGAAACCCCGGGCTTCAAGGACTACTTTTTCGCAACCACGCCGATCACCGAGATTGCCGACCTGAACCTCGGTTCGCGCCCGGCCTCGCGCAAGCTGATGGACAAGAAGCACCGCCGCATCGAAGACCTGCGTGCGATTCCGTGGGGCTTCTCATGGGGCCAATGCCGTCTGCTGCTGCCGGGCTGGTTCGGCTTTGGCAGCGCGGTGCAGCGCTGGCTCGACGATGCGGGCAACGCCAAGGCCCGCGCCGCCCGCCTGACCACGCTCAAGCGCATGCACAAGCAGTGGCCGTTCTTTGCGAACCTGCTGTCGAACATGGACATGGTGCTGTCCAAGGCCGATCTGAACGTCGCCTCGCGCTACGCCCAGTTGTGCGACGACCGCAAGCTGCGTAACGCGGTGTTCTCGCGCATCTCGGCGGAGTTCACGTTGACCGAGCAGATGCTGGCCGCCATCACGGGGCAGTCGGAGCGCCTGGCCGACAACCCGCTGCTGGCGCGTTCCATCAAGAACCGCTTCCCGTACCTTGACCCGCTGAATCACCTGCAGGTCGAGCTGCTCAAGCGCTTCCGCTCGGGCAAGGCCGGCAGCGACGATGCACGCGTGCGGCGCGGCATCCATCTGTCGATCAACGGGATTGCCGCGGGCCTTCGGAACAGCGGCTGA
- the hemC gene encoding hydroxymethylbilane synthase, with protein MSSNARPTSRQSQLATTPAAQAPTKLVIASRESRLALWQAEHVRAALQKYYPACDVSILGMTTRGDQILDRSLAKVGGKGLFVKELEVALAEGRADLAVHSLKDVPMQLPEGFALSTILEREDPRDAFVSNDYADLASLPAGAVVGTSSLRREASLRARFPHLVIQPLRGNLDTRLGKLDRGDYAAIILAAAGLRRLGLADRIRSTIAPEESLPAAGQGALGIEIRADREEVRACLAPLHDAPTALAVTAERAVSRILGGSCQVPLAAFAQWSGAGTLRLRAFVASQDGTRKLAADGEATPSTLADADALGVRVAQQMLAGGARDILSMLGADAPPAT; from the coding sequence ATGTCTTCCAACGCCCGCCCGACTTCCCGTCAATCCCAGCTTGCTACGACTCCTGCAGCCCAGGCGCCGACCAAGCTGGTCATCGCCTCGCGCGAAAGCCGGCTCGCCCTCTGGCAAGCCGAACACGTGCGTGCTGCATTGCAAAAATACTATCCGGCGTGCGACGTGTCCATCCTTGGAATGACCACGCGCGGCGACCAGATTCTCGACCGCTCCCTCGCCAAGGTGGGGGGGAAAGGTTTGTTCGTGAAGGAATTGGAGGTCGCGCTGGCCGAAGGGCGTGCCGATCTGGCCGTGCATTCGCTCAAGGATGTGCCGATGCAATTGCCGGAAGGCTTTGCGCTATCCACCATTCTCGAACGCGAAGACCCGCGCGATGCCTTTGTTTCCAACGATTACGCCGATCTGGCCTCGCTGCCGGCCGGCGCGGTCGTCGGTACGTCCAGCCTGCGCCGCGAGGCATCGCTGCGGGCGCGGTTTCCGCATCTGGTCATCCAACCGCTGCGGGGCAACCTCGATACGCGTCTCGGCAAGCTTGACCGCGGCGACTACGCCGCCATCATCCTGGCCGCCGCCGGGCTCAGGCGCCTTGGGCTGGCTGATCGCATCCGCTCGACCATCGCGCCAGAAGAATCGCTACCGGCAGCAGGGCAAGGCGCGCTCGGCATTGAAATTCGCGCGGATCGTGAAGAGGTGCGCGCGTGCCTCGCGCCGCTGCACGATGCGCCGACAGCGCTGGCTGTAACCGCCGAGCGCGCCGTTTCCCGCATTCTGGGCGGTTCATGCCAGGTGCCGCTGGCCGCGTTCGCGCAGTGGTCGGGCGCAGGCACCTTGCGCCTGCGTGCCTTTGTGGCGTCGCAGGACGGCACCCGCAAACTTGCCGCAGATGGCGAAGCCACGCCATCCACGCTGGCCGATGCCGACGCGCTGGGTGTGCGCGTCGCGCAGCAGATGCTGGCAGGCGGCGCACGCGACATCCTCTCCATGCTGGGCGCCGACGCGCCACCCGCTACCTAA
- a CDS encoding RNA polymerase sigma factor — translation MLTYQRTAEDPAAQPADPPATSAAARPPSADAEELAALLQRISLGDRDALRTLYTRCAPKLFGLALRILVRKDWAEDVLQESFVNIWRHAGDYRPHLAAPMTWMTTIVRNRALDCLRRQHAERVQESVPLDDAYADVLADHAPGPADIALAGQQARALAECLKRLDPKQRQVVSLAYLRDLSHSELAQTLSLPLGTVKSWMRRGLDRLRECLGAP, via the coding sequence GTGCTCACCTATCAGCGCACCGCCGAAGACCCCGCCGCGCAACCTGCCGACCCGCCAGCGACGTCCGCAGCAGCGCGCCCCCCGAGCGCCGACGCTGAAGAGTTGGCCGCATTGCTGCAACGCATCAGCCTGGGCGACCGCGACGCCCTGCGCACGCTATACACACGCTGCGCACCGAAACTGTTTGGGCTCGCGCTGCGTATCTTGGTCAGGAAGGACTGGGCCGAGGACGTTTTGCAAGAAAGTTTCGTCAACATCTGGCGCCATGCCGGCGATTACCGCCCGCATCTGGCCGCCCCCATGACGTGGATGACCACCATCGTGCGCAACCGTGCACTCGACTGCCTGCGCCGGCAGCATGCCGAGCGCGTGCAGGAATCCGTGCCCCTGGACGACGCCTACGCCGATGTCCTGGCCGACCACGCCCCTGGCCCTGCGGACATCGCGCTCGCCGGTCAGCAGGCCCGCGCGCTGGCCGAATGCCTCAAGCGCCTCGACCCGAAGCAGCGCCAGGTCGTGTCGCTCGCCTATCTGCGTGACCTGTCGCACAGCGAGCTGGCGCAAACGCTCTCGCTGCCGCTGGGTACCGTCAAATCCTGGATGCGACGCGGGCTGGACCGCCTGCGCGAATGCCTCGGAGCACCGTGA
- a CDS encoding ferritin-like domain-containing protein — protein MDTTKEMDLFEGENPRIDSRRRVLLRAPGLMALGSLAAVSLGQSMPAWAQTQSGSVKDDVNILNVALGLEYQAIAAYQVGAESGLLEKPVLATAVKFQGHHKAHASVLAGTVSKLGGTPVMEKKVAEYNFPVSQLKTQADVLRFAAGLEKGAASAYLGVMPSFYTRDLAKAAASILGDETMHWAVLLSVLGEDPVPVAFIS, from the coding sequence ATGGATACGACCAAGGAGATGGATCTGTTCGAAGGGGAGAACCCGCGCATCGATTCGCGCCGCCGCGTGCTGCTGCGCGCTCCGGGGCTGATGGCGCTGGGCTCGCTGGCGGCGGTGTCGCTGGGGCAGTCGATGCCGGCGTGGGCGCAGACGCAATCGGGCAGCGTGAAAGACGACGTCAACATCCTGAACGTGGCGCTCGGGCTCGAGTATCAGGCCATCGCCGCCTATCAGGTGGGCGCGGAAAGCGGCCTGTTGGAAAAGCCCGTGCTGGCAACGGCCGTGAAGTTCCAGGGCCACCACAAGGCACATGCATCGGTGCTGGCGGGCACGGTCTCCAAGCTGGGCGGCACGCCCGTCATGGAAAAGAAGGTGGCGGAATACAACTTCCCGGTCAGCCAGTTGAAGACGCAGGCCGACGTGCTGCGTTTTGCCGCCGGGCTGGAGAAGGGGGCTGCCTCGGCCTACTTGGGGGTGATGCCGAGTTTCTACACGCGCGACCTCGCCAAGGCTGCCGCCAGCATCCTGGGCGACGAGACGATGCATTGGGCGGTGCTGCTCTCGGTGCTGGGTGAAGACCCGGTGCCGGTGGCGTTCATCAGCTGA